A window of Macrococcus sp. 19Msa1099 genomic DNA:
GTATAGTTAAAATTAATATTAAAAGGAGCGATATTATGAACTTTATAATAGGTATTATCGGACTTATTATCTTCTTGTCTCTCGCATGGATCATGAGTTCGGATAAAAAAGGCGTAAGATGGCAATATATTGGTATCATGCTTGTAATTCAATTCATACTTGCTTTCGTCTTGCTAAAAACAACAGCTGGGATTTGGCTCGTTACACAACTAGCAACTGGATTTGGTTATTTACTTAAGTATGCAGCAGAAGGTGTATATTTTGTATTCCCAGGTGTTAAAAATGATGGCGTAGCTAATTCATTTTTCTTTGATGTATTGTTACCAATCACTTTTATTTCAGCATTAATAGGTATCCTTCAATATTTAAAAATCTTACCTTTTATCATCAAATATTTAGGATTAGTTATTTCTAAAGTAAACGGGATGGGCAAACTTGAATCTTTCAATGCAGTAGCCGCAGCAATTCTTGGGCAATCTGAAGTATTCATTTCATTAAAGAAGCAACTACCGTTTATACCGAAGCATAGGCTGTATACTTTAACAGCGTCGGCAATGTCTACCGTTTCGTTATCAATTGTCGGAGCTTACTTTCAGATGATTGAACCACGATTTGTTGTTACAGCCATCGTACTTAATTTATTTGGTGGATTTATTATCGCTTCAATCATCAATCCTTATAGAGTATCTGCTGAAGAAGAAGATGCGGTGATTATGACTGAAGATGAAAAGAAACAATCATTCTTCGAGATGCTTGGCGAATATATTCTTGATGGATTTAAAGTTGCTATTATCGTTGCAGCAATGTTAATCGGTTATATCGCCTTAATTGCAATGCTTAATGGAATCGTCGAGGCGTTTACACCAGGCGAAATGAACTTCCAGACTATACTTGGGTATTTGTTTGCACCTCTTGCATTCTTAACAGGAATCGCTTGGGACGATGCGGTTCGCGCAGGATCTATTATGGCGACTAAACTCGTTTCGAATGAATTTGTTGCAATGCTAGATATTCAGGCCATCGTTAAAGGAAAGACTGGCGAATTATCAGAACATGCGGTCGGAATCGTTTCTGTATTCTTAGTATCTTTTGCTAACTTCTCATCTATCGGTATTATCGCAGGGGCTATTAAGTCACTTAACGATAAGCAAGGTGATGTGGTCGCTAGGTTCGGTCTGAAATTATTATACGGCGCTACACTTGTATCATTCATTTCAGCAACAATTGCAGGTTTCTTTATATAAAAGATAAGTGGACTGTTTCATAAACAGTCCACTCTTTTTTATGATAATATTGATTGTTTTGTTCCTACAAAATTCGTCTCTAATTAATTATATGTCAATATTTCTGATACATCATATCTTGAGGATGGATAATGTTCTTTAGCTGCAATTCCAATTGCGATGAACATTACAGGTGTGTATCGTCCTCCATCAATATTTAACGCTTGTAATACCGCTCCTCTGTCAAAACCACCAATTGGATTTGTATCGAAGCCATAATCTTTTGCGACAAGCATAAACTGCATTGCCGCCATGGCAGAATCCATCATTCCTTGAGTATACATAGATTCATCTGGCGTCTGATCCAGAAGCTGTTGAATCACCTTCGTATTTTCATCTTTTATATTTTGATCCATATATCCTTCTTTTACATTTTGCTGCATAATTCTATCTAAGTCATTTTTATGGTTATTATCCGATAATACTAGTACAAAAGCTGAGCTTGTATCTAATTGACGCGTATTAAAATGAACGTGATTTCTTATTGCCGCTTTCGATTCATCGGATTCTACTACAACAAATCTCCAAGGTTGTAAATTTAAAGAAGACGGTGCCTTCGTTGCTAAAGTAATCATTTCTTCCATTATTTCATGAGGAATTGTGATATCTGGATTAAACTCTTTTATTGAATGACGTGATTCGATTGCTTGTTTTAATGATAAGTCTTTCATGTAAGACACTCCTTTTTTATAATGATTGATTATAACATGCATCTGAAATGTCACAAAATAAAAAAGCCTACATTTTTCAAATGTAGCCTTTTTACCAAAATATTATTTCATTACCATTTCTTCTATAAAATATTTCATGATTTTAAAATCTTCAGTAAGTTCCGGATGAAATGATATACCGAGATATTTCCCTTGTTTGACTGCTACCATCTTATCGTCTACTATGCTCAGTACTTCCACTTCTGGCCCAACTGACACAATATGTGGTGCACGGATAAAAACTGCATTTACTCGATCTTCAATACCCTTAACATCAAGATCAGCTTCAAAGCTATCGACTTGACGTCCAAATGAATTACGTTCAACTGTAATATCTATCTTCCTTAAATGACCTTCCTCATAACCGACGATATCATTTGCAAGTAAGATTAACCCTGCGCATGTGCCATACATCGGTAATTCACTTTGGCGTAACGTTTCAGTAAAGCCATATAGATCCATCAGACGACGCATCGTTGTTGATTCTCCACCAGGCAATACTAATCCATCGATATCTTCTAGTTGTTCTACACGCTTTACAGGTAAACCTGTATGACCTGCTAGTTCAATATGATGAATATGCTCTCTTACAGCACCTTGCAATGCTAATACACCAATCTTCATATTACCAGCCACGTTCCTGCATTCTTTCTTCTAAAGAAAGCTTATTAATATCTAAACCTTTCATCGCTGCTCCTAACTCTTTAGAAAGTTCACCGATTAATTTATAGTCTTGATAATGTGTTGTCGCTTGAACGATTGCTTTTGCAAATTTCTCAGGTGATTCTGATTTAAAGATACCAGAACCTACGAATACACCATCAGCTCCTAGCTCCATCATTAATGCTGCATCCGCTGGTGTAGCAACACCACCTGCTGCAAAGTTCACAACTGGTAACTTACCTAAAGCTTTAATCTCTTTTAATACCTCATAAGGTGCGCCTAAAAGTTTAGCTTCCGTCATAATTTCATCATCGTTCATTACAGATAGTTTACGCACTTGTGCATTTACTTTACGTAAGTGACGTACAGCTTCAACGATATTTCCTGTACCAGGTTCACCTTTTGTACGTAACATCGCTGCTCCTTCACCGATACGACGCGCTGCTTCACCTAAATCACGACATCCACATACGAATGGTACTGTAAATTCATCTTTCTTTAAATGAAACTCTTCATCTGCTGGAGTTAATACTTCTGACTCATCGATATAGTCAACGCCCATTGCTTCTAATACACGTGCTTCAGTAATGTGACCAATACGACCTTTTGCCATAACAGGTATAGATACTGCATTCATTACCTCTTCAACGATACGAGGGTCAGCCATACGAGCAACGCCACCTGCTGCACGAATATCACTAGGCACACGTTCTAATGCCATTACAGCTACTGCACCAGCAGCTTCAGCAATTTTTGCTTGTTCAGCGTTGACAACATCCATAATAACGCCGCCTTTTTGCATTTCTGCCATACCACGTTTAACTTTATCTGATCCTACGATTTTACTCATTAATATACACCTCATATTCTGAATTTACACTACAATTACTAATGTATAATATTATCTGATATTATAAAAGTATCAGTTATTAATAAAATAAAGGGGTCAGTTTCATGGAGATACTTACATACAAATTCAGTGATCAAAAATATTTATATACGCAATTATATGAAAACATTAAAAGAGATATTTTATCTGGCAAATTAAAACATAAAGAAAAACTCCCTTCGAAACGTAAACTCAGTACACATCTGAACTTAAGTGGAACCACAATCGAGATCGCATATCAGCAATTACTGGATGAAGGATATATATATTCAGTACCAAAAGTAGGTTTTTTTGTAGAAGATATTCAGACGATAAATATAGCACCTGAAAGTAAATCAGACATGCCAAATCATCATCATAAACAAAGACAGTTATCTCTTAAAATAGAAGACAGTCACATAAAATCATTTCCATTTCACAAATTCAGAAAGTACGCACGAGATGCATTTGAACAAGAGCAATATCATTTACTGGAACTTGGTGATGTTCAGGGAGAAGAAATATTGCGCAATGAAATTAGACGCTATCTATATCATTCTCGCGGAGTGAACTGCGAAAATTATCAAATCATTATCGGCAGTTCTACAGAACAGCTGTTTACCCTCCTTACTAAAATATTAGGTAACAGCTCATATATATTAGAAAACCCTGGTTACCCACTCATTCGAAAAGTATTACAAAGCGAACACAAAGACTATCAGTATATCGATGTTGATGAAGAAGGACTCATCGTTTCATCACTTCCTGAAGATGTTGAAATTGTGCACGTTACACCAAGTCATCAGTTCCCAACAGGTGTCGTACTCAGCGCAAAGCGCAGAACTGAACTGATTAATTGGTCAAAGCAAAAACAAAATCGCTATATTATTGAAGACGATTACGATAGTGAGTTTAGATATAAAGGAAGGCCTCTCGCTGCATTACAAGGTATGAGCAATGATTGTGTGATATATATGAGTACATTCTCAAAATCTATCTATCCAAGCATCAGATGTGCCTATTTAGTACTGCCTGATAAACTGCTGAAATTGTATAAAGCGATGTCAAAGCCAAATAACACTGTTCCAAGACATATTCAATATATGATAGCTGCATTTATGAAAGATGGTGAATTTGAACGGAATATTAACAGGATGAGAAAGGAATATAAGAAGAAATTAGAGCTTGTACTTCAGTCTGTTAAAGAGACCTTTAAGCAAAGTAATATAACTGGCAGTGATGCGGGTATGCACTTCGTACTCGAGACGAAAGAAATTATCAATAAAGATAGTATTGCAATTAATACGATAGATGATTACTATTCTGGAGAAAAAACAAGTTATAAAAATAAATATATTATCGGATTTGGAAGTATCGAAGACGATGAAATCTCTTCCATTATTAAACGACTAAAAAATTAAGCCCATAATAAATAAAAGTAACTGCACTATGCAGTTACTTTTTTGTATAAAAAAAGAGACCTAACAGGTCCCCAATGTGCGGCTCATCGCATCCATTTATATATTGCCCGGCAACGTCCTACTCTCGCGGATCGTAAGACCAACTACCATCGGCGCTAGAGAGCTTAACTTCTGTGTTCGGTATGGGAACAGGTGTGACCTCTCTGCCATCGTCACCAGACAAATGAAAGAATAAATAGTTTATACTTTCAAAACTAGATAAAGTAAGTAAGATATATTAGATTCTACCCGGCAATCCCGAATAAAAAATCTATAAAATTGATTAAGTCTTCGATCGATTAGTATTCGTCAGCTCCATACATCACTGTACTTCCACCTCGAACCTATTAACCTCATCATCTTTGAGGGATCTTATAACCGAAGTTGGGAAATCTCATCTTGAGGGGGGCTTCATGCTTAGATGCTTTCAGCACTTATCCCGTCCATACATAGCTACCCAGCTATGCCGCTGGCGCGACAACTGGTACACCAGAGGTATGTCCATCCCGGTCCTCTCGTACTAAGGACAGCTCCTCTCAAATTTCCTACGCCCACGACGGATAGGGACCGAACTGTCTCACGACGTTCTGAACCCAGCTCGCGTACCGCTTTAATGGGCGAACAGCCCAACCCTTGGGACCGACTACAGCCCCAGGATGCGATGAGCCGACATCGAGGTGCCAAACCTCCCCGTCGATGTGAACTCTTGGGGGAGATAAGCCTGTTATCCCCGGGGTAGCTTTTATCCGTTGAGCGATGGCCCTTCCATGCGGAACCACCGGATCACTAAGTCCGTCTTTCGACCCTGCTCGACTTGTAGGTCTCGCAGTCAAGCTCCCTTGTGCCTTTACACTCTGCGAATGATTTCCAACCATTCTGAGGGAACCTTTGAGCGCCTCCGTTACTCTTTAGGAGGCGACCGCCCCAGTCAAACTGCCCGCCTGACACTGTCTCCCGCCACGATAAGTGGCGCGGGTTAGAAAGTCAACACAGCCAGGGTAGTATCCCACCAGCGCCTCCACGTAAGCTGACGCTCACGCTTCAAAGGCTCCTACCTATCCTGTACAAGCTGTGCCGAATTTCAATATCAGGCTGCAGTAAAGCTCCACGGGGTCTTTCCGTCCTGTCGCGGGTAACCTGCATCTTCACAGGTACTATGATTTCACCGAGTCTCTCGTTGAGACAGTGCCCAAATCGTTACGCCTTTCGTGCGGGTCGGAACTTACCCGACAAGGAATTTCGCTACCTTAGGACCGTTATAGTTACGGCCGCCGTTTACTGGGGCTTCAATTCGTAGCTTCGCATACGCTAACCACTCCTTTTAACCTTCCAGCACCGGGC
This region includes:
- the pdxS gene encoding pyridoxal 5'-phosphate synthase lyase subunit PdxS, which translates into the protein MSKIVGSDKVKRGMAEMQKGGVIMDVVNAEQAKIAEAAGAVAVMALERVPSDIRAAGGVARMADPRIVEEVMNAVSIPVMAKGRIGHITEARVLEAMGVDYIDESEVLTPADEEFHLKKDEFTVPFVCGCRDLGEAARRIGEGAAMLRTKGEPGTGNIVEAVRHLRKVNAQVRKLSVMNDDEIMTEAKLLGAPYEVLKEIKALGKLPVVNFAAGGVATPADAALMMELGADGVFVGSGIFKSESPEKFAKAIVQATTHYQDYKLIGELSKELGAAMKGLDINKLSLEERMQERGW
- a CDS encoding PLP-dependent aminotransferase family protein, with protein sequence MEILTYKFSDQKYLYTQLYENIKRDILSGKLKHKEKLPSKRKLSTHLNLSGTTIEIAYQQLLDEGYIYSVPKVGFFVEDIQTINIAPESKSDMPNHHHKQRQLSLKIEDSHIKSFPFHKFRKYARDAFEQEQYHLLELGDVQGEEILRNEIRRYLYHSRGVNCENYQIIIGSSTEQLFTLLTKILGNSSYILENPGYPLIRKVLQSEHKDYQYIDVDEEGLIVSSLPEDVEIVHVTPSHQFPTGVVLSAKRRTELINWSKQKQNRYIIEDDYDSEFRYKGRPLAALQGMSNDCVIYMSTFSKSIYPSIRCAYLVLPDKLLKLYKAMSKPNNTVPRHIQYMIAAFMKDGEFERNINRMRKEYKKKLELVLQSVKETFKQSNITGSDAGMHFVLETKEIINKDSIAINTIDDYYSGEKTSYKNKYIIGFGSIEDDEISSIIKRLKN
- a CDS encoding nitroreductase family protein → MKDLSLKQAIESRHSIKEFNPDITIPHEIMEEMITLATKAPSSLNLQPWRFVVVESDESKAAIRNHVHFNTRQLDTSSAFVLVLSDNNHKNDLDRIMQQNVKEGYMDQNIKDENTKVIQQLLDQTPDESMYTQGMMDSAMAAMQFMLVAKDYGFDTNPIGGFDRGAVLQALNIDGGRYTPVMFIAIGIAAKEHYPSSRYDVSEILTYN
- the pdxT gene encoding pyridoxal 5'-phosphate synthase glutaminase subunit PdxT, which produces MKIGVLALQGAVREHIHHIELAGHTGLPVKRVEQLEDIDGLVLPGGESTTMRRLMDLYGFTETLRQSELPMYGTCAGLILLANDIVGYEEGHLRKIDITVERNSFGRQVDSFEADLDVKGIEDRVNAVFIRAPHIVSVGPEVEVLSIVDDKMVAVKQGKYLGISFHPELTEDFKIMKYFIEEMVMK
- a CDS encoding NupC/NupG family nucleoside CNT transporter, which gives rise to MNFIIGIIGLIIFLSLAWIMSSDKKGVRWQYIGIMLVIQFILAFVLLKTTAGIWLVTQLATGFGYLLKYAAEGVYFVFPGVKNDGVANSFFFDVLLPITFISALIGILQYLKILPFIIKYLGLVISKVNGMGKLESFNAVAAAILGQSEVFISLKKQLPFIPKHRLYTLTASAMSTVSLSIVGAYFQMIEPRFVVTAIVLNLFGGFIIASIINPYRVSAEEEDAVIMTEDEKKQSFFEMLGEYILDGFKVAIIVAAMLIGYIALIAMLNGIVEAFTPGEMNFQTILGYLFAPLAFLTGIAWDDAVRAGSIMATKLVSNEFVAMLDIQAIVKGKTGELSEHAVGIVSVFLVSFANFSSIGIIAGAIKSLNDKQGDVVARFGLKLLYGATLVSFISATIAGFFI